In Juglans regia cultivar Chandler chromosome 13, Walnut 2.0, whole genome shotgun sequence, the following proteins share a genomic window:
- the LOC109003952 gene encoding nudix hydrolase 18, mitochondrial-like yields the protein MACLVSRTGRESQRYNNLGCRQVAGCIPYRYKNGSDGNTIDTELEVLVISSQKGQGLTFPKGGWELDESLEEAASRESLEEAGVRGNVECELGKWSFISKRYATYYEGYMFALLVKEQLDLWPEKNFRRRIWMKAAEAREVCQHGWMKEALDKLVERLTAPQQPREEHVPRCVNTNLFYA from the exons ATGGCTTGTTTGGTTTCTCGCACAGGAAGAGAGTCCCAAAGATACAACAACTTGGGTTGCCGCCAAGTTGCAGG ATGCATTCCTTACCGATATAAAAATGGCAGTGATGGTAACACTATTGACACAGAATTAGAAGTCCTTGTGATTAGTTCACAAAAAGGCCAAGGATTGACATTCCCCAAG GGTGGTTGGGAACTTGACGAATCACTGGAAGAAGCAGCTTCAAGAGAGTCACTCGAGGAAGCCGGTGTTCGTGGCAATGTCGAG TGTGAGTTGGGCAAATGGAGCTTCATTAGCAAACGTTATGCAACATATTATGAAGGCTACATGTTCGCTTTACTAGTGAAAGAGCAACTTGATCTCTGGCCTGAGAAGAATTTCCGCAGGAGGATTTgg atgaaggCGGCCGAAGCCAGAGAAGTTTGTCAACATGGGTGGATGAAGGAGGCCTTGGATAAATTGGTTGAAAGGCTTACTGCTCCACAGCAGCCGAGGGAAGAACATGTTCCACGCTGTGTTAACACCAATTTGTTTTATGCATAG
- the LOC109003936 gene encoding uncharacterized mitochondrial protein AtMg00310-like, producing the protein MAIPSYAMSCFKIPPKLCYEIESMMARYWWGQKNEERKFHWLSWKKMCSSKFVGGMGIKELEVFNMTLLAKQTWRLLQNKESLFHKMYAARYFSDGNLLTASLGGNLSYAWRGIREAKRLLV; encoded by the coding sequence ATGGCAATTCCTTCTTATGCTATGAGTTGCTTTAAGATTCCACCAAAGCTTTGCTATGAAATAGAGAGTATGATGGCTAGGTATTGGTGGGGTCAGAAAAATGAGGAGAGAAAGTTCCATTGGCTAAGCTGGAAGAAGATGTGCAGTTCAAAATTTGTGGGAGGCATGGGGATCAAGGAGCTAGAGGTTTTCAATATGACATTATTGGCAAAACAAACTTGGAGGTTATTGCAGAATAAGGAGAGTTTATTCCACAAAATGTATGCTGCTAGATACTTTTCTGATGGGAATCTGTTGACAGCTTCTCTTGGAGGAAATCTCTCCTATGCTTGGAGGGGTATTCGGGAAGCAAAGAGGCTACTAGTGTGA